ACCCCGATATCGTTAAAGACTTGCAGAAAAATAATATTAAATTTTCAGGCCAATATGAGAACAAATTTATAAAAGCGATAATATCCTGGGTGTTGCCGTTTGCCATCATTATTTTAATCTGGAATCTGCTCATGAGGAAGATGGGTGGCGCCCCGTCGGGCATCCTCAATTTTGGAAAAAGCAGAGGGAAGATATATGGCGAGGATGAGATAAAAATAACATTCGAAGATGTAGCGGGGGTTGATGAAGCAAAGGAAGAACTGAAAGAGATTATTGAATATTTAAGTACCCCTGATAAGTTTCTTAACATCGGCGGCAAGATACCGAAAGGCATACTGCTCGTTGGCCCTCCGGGCAGCGGTAAAACACTTCTTGCAAAGGCTGTGGCAGGCGAGGCGAAGGTGCCGTTCTTCAGTATGACTGGATCCGATTTTGTTGAGATGTTTGTTGGTGTGGGCGCTTCCAGGGTGAGGGACCTTTTTGCACAGGCGCAGGAAAAGGCCCCGTGTATTATTTTTATTGATGAACTTGATGCACTCGGGAAGGCAAGAGGCATGAACCCGCTTTCCTCACACGATGAGAGGGAACAGACATTGAATCAGCTCCTTGCTGAGATGGATGGTTTTGACACAAAGGCGGGTGTGATCATTATGGGCGCAACGAACAGGCCGGAAATTCTTGATTCCGCACTTTTGAGACCCGGCAGGTTCGACAGGCATGTCCTTGTTGACAGGCCGGACATAAAGGGGAGAGAAGAGATATTAAAGGTTCATGTAAAGGGCGTAAAGGTTGCAGATGATGTAGATTTATCGGTAATTGCTGCGAGGACACCGGGCTTTGTCGGGGCAGACCTTGCAAACATCGTGAATGAATCAGCCCTCCTTGCTGCAAGAAAGGCGAAAAGCGCTGTTACCATGGGAGAATTTGAAGAGGCTATTGACAGGATTATCGGGGGTCTTGAAAAGAAGAAGAGGGTGATGAACATAAAGGAAAAGGAAATCGTGGCTTATCATGAAACAGGACATGCACTTATGGCCGAATTTCTTGAAACTGCCGATCAGGTACATAAAATTTCTATTATACCGAGAGGGATAGCCGCCCTGGGGTACACAATGCAGCTTCCCACCGAAGACAGATACCTCATGACGAAAAAGGAGCTTCTTGACAGGCTGGGTGTACTCCTCGGAGGGAGGATTGCTGAGGAAGTGGTATTCGGCGAGGTCTCTACGGGCGCCCATAACGACCTTTTCAGGGCAACAGATATTGCAAAGTCTATGGTTAAACAGTATGGCATGAGTGAAAAGCTCGGTTATGTCACATTTGAAGGCGAAAGGAAGCCGCTTTTCCTTGATATCAACCCTTCATTTGGTGGGAAAGACTATAGCGAAGAAACCGCACGGGAAATTGATAATGAGGTTAAGAGGATAATAGATGAATCATATGTAAGGGTAAAAAACCTGCTGAGCGAGAGAAGGGATATTATGGAAAAGGTTGCCCGAACCCTTCTTGAGAAAGAGACAATCGATGGCGAAACATTGAGAGTACTAATAAAAGGGAACAGTGGTGAAAACGAAGATGACAAACCTGGAGAAGAAGCAGATAGACCTCATTAAGGAATCTATCTGTGTTTACACAAAGTGTGTTGAGTGCAAAACATTATTCAAAAGGAATCAGTTGAGTTTTGCCAATATTGAAGAGTTTATTGATGATAAGGGGAAAAGCTGTCTTTTTAAATTAAAAGAGATGTGCCACGAGTTATTCAGGACATCTGATGAAGCTCATTATAAAGAAAAATTATACGATATTACAGTTGGTTACATTTTTCATGAAGCAATGAAGCTAAGAGAGAATCTGTACCAACTCGAATACTACCGGCCCAACCGTGATAATGTATCAGAAAGATTGACCGATTTTGAAAAAAAGATTGTTCATGAGATTGAAAGTCTCACAAAAAAGGCGGATAAGAGGCTCAGAGGAGGGTTGAAAGAGATAAGGGTATTGATGAAAGAACTCGTAGGCCAGCTAAAAGGACTAATCCATCTTTACGATAGCAATTATCTGATTCCACGGTTCGTTTTAGAAAATGAGAAGGCACTCGTTGCAATATACGGAAAGAAAGGTTTTGAAAACCTCCTTAATGATTTATATCATGACGGCAGACCTCTTTTACTGTACATGGCCGCAAAAAGCTATCTTGAAAGCGAGTATTATGAGATTGCCAGGAATCTTTTCAGAAAAATCTCCAGAATGGACAATGAGAATAAAACAGCAATATTCTTTTATATGTATGCATCGGCTTTTTATTTTTATTTTAAGAACATGTTCTCAAGGTCCTTGGTTTTTGCGCAACACGCGACAGCGATGGATGTGGATGATGAATTGATGCAATACAAGGGTTTTTTGCGCAATTTAATTGCCGACATATCAAAAGAAATAAAGAAAACCAAGAGCAAATAGGGAGGAACCGATGCCCATATACGAATATATTTGCGAGCAATGCGGGAATGAATTTGAATTGTTAGTTTTTAAGAGCGATGAACCACAGTGTCCTCAATGTGGTGCGAAAGACCTGAAGAAGAAGATGTCCTCTTTTGGATTTTCTGTGGGATATAAGCTTACATCATCGTCGAGCGGACAGGGTTCCTCCTGTGCAACGTGCGGCTCGTCGAATTGTTCAAGCTGTTCATAGCAAAATGCAGGGTTCGAGGGTTCAGGGGTTCAGAAAAGCAGGGTTCGAGGGTTCAAGGGGTCGAGGGGTCAAGAAAAAACATTGAACTTTGAACATAGAACGTTGAACTGATTCTCATGGATTTCATACATAAAGTCAAAAAAACTATTGAAAAAGAAAACCTCATCGAAGATGGAGACAATATCCTCATCGGTCTTTCCGGTGGCATAGACTCAACTGCTTTATTGTATGTGCTGGCTGAGATAGCACAACGGGATCGCTTCAAAATCGGCATTGCACATGTAAATCATCTTCTGAGAGGTGAAGAGTCCCACAGGGACCAACAGTTTATCGAAACACTTGCACGGAAATTTTCGTTCCCCTGTTATGTGAAGAGGCTTGATGTCAGGACATATGCAAAAGAACGGGGCATATCGCTTCAGCACGCAGGGAGAGATGTGCGTTACAATTTCTTTTATGAAATTTCCCTGGAACATGCTTACGACAAGATTGCAGTTGCACACAACCTTGACGACCAGGTAGAGACGTTTATTTTAAGGATGTTAAAGGGAAGCGGGATAAGAGGTTTAGCATCTATTCCCATAAAGCGGGGCAGGATTATTAGACCATTCCTCAACACATACAGGTCTGAAATTGAGGAATATGTTAATGCTTCTTCAATATCCTATGTGGAAGATTCGTCAAACAGCAAAATTGTATATGAGAGGAATTATGTGAGAAAAGAGTTAATGCCTCTCATGAAAAAGTTAAACCCCGCCTTCAAAGAAAAGATTTTTTTATTGCTGCACGATATGACGAACATTAACAATTTCTTTGAAGAGAGGGCTGTGAGATTTATAGAGAGCCATTTGAAGCCTGAAGCACAGGATATATCCCTTGAGATTAAAGCATTGGATGAATTAGATTCTGAAACAAAGTTCAGAGTAATAGCCAACGCCCTTGATCAATTGGAGCCGGGGTTTATCGCACTCAGAGAACATCACCGGCTGGTTGATAAAATTTTGAGAGGGAGCAGGCCGAATCTGGCCATCACTTTACCCCACGGCATAAAGGTAAAACGCATTTATGACAGATTGATATTTACAAATAAGCAGACAAAGCCTGTTATAAAAGATGCTTTTCCCATCAAGTTTGGCGAAAACAGATTGGAGCCTTTTAAACTTATCCTTGATATCAAGCTGCTGGAGGTTGATGACAATTCTTTATTTTCTGAAAAGGGGCGGGAGGGGATACCTGCTGCTGTTAACAGGGACATCGCTTTTTTTGATGCAGATAAAATTGGTGGCTTATGCGTGAGGACCTTTCAGGAAGGTGATAGGTTCTTTCCCCTTGGAATGAATAATTATGTAAAACTTAAGGATTTCTTTATATCCAGAAAGATACCGAAAGAACAGAGAAGACAAATTCCGCTTCTCATCTCGAATGATGATATAATATGGATCATCGGGCACAGGATTGACGAGCGATATAAGGTTACCGAACAGACAAAAAGGGTCATGCGAGTTGTTGTAAAATTATTATAGGGGATTGCTTTTGATAATAAAGATTTCCAACGAAAACCCATGGGTCATTTTGATCCACGGGTTTGGGGTTACAGAAAGGGTCTGGTTTGCTCCTCTCGAAGAAAAGACTCGTTTTATCTCCTTCAAAACATTGTTGAAAGACGAAAAAGAGGTCATCCCCTTTGCTGAAAGATGCAACAATCACTCTTATAATATAGCGAGCTGGACACAAAACGTTGACAGCACAATAGACGAGGCAGTGGTTGAATTGAAAGACCTCATCGAATCGATTGAAAGCAGGAAAGTGATATTCATAGCCCATTCAAGAGGTGGGCTTGTAGCGCGAAGGGCTATACAGAAATTCAACCTCAGCCCTAAAGCCCTGATATGTCTTGCAACGCCACACTTCGGGAGCAGATTTGCAGACATTGTCATGAAATACAGGAAGTTTGTTAATGTTTTTTTTCGATCAATGAATGATTTCATGATACCCATAGAGGAACTTCATACTATCTCTGATATCGTCAGGGACATTAACAGGCCTGATAAACTTGAACTGGAAAGGCATGTGCCTCACTTTGACATATGCGGAGATACCACTGCATATTTTAATATCGGATTTTTCAATATTATGAAGTCCATGAAAACGGTTTTTGGTGACCGTCTCATTCAGGAATGGAGAGAAGGCTATGGTGACGGTTTTGTTTCAATTGAATCTGCCAAATCGCCTTTG
This genomic interval from Pseudomonadota bacterium contains the following:
- the ftsH gene encoding ATP-dependent zinc metalloprotease FtsH, with translation MLNLFMQKKKSSENKRKAKDIFLELRDKTRSKDKKTKSFTFIYFIIAFIAIIIINSYIFTSEVKNIPYSEFKELITKGKISDVVIDVEAIQGNLSLESGKKTKFLTSRVDDPDIVKDLQKNNIKFSGQYENKFIKAIISWVLPFAIIILIWNLLMRKMGGAPSGILNFGKSRGKIYGEDEIKITFEDVAGVDEAKEELKEIIEYLSTPDKFLNIGGKIPKGILLVGPPGSGKTLLAKAVAGEAKVPFFSMTGSDFVEMFVGVGASRVRDLFAQAQEKAPCIIFIDELDALGKARGMNPLSSHDEREQTLNQLLAEMDGFDTKAGVIIMGATNRPEILDSALLRPGRFDRHVLVDRPDIKGREEILKVHVKGVKVADDVDLSVIAARTPGFVGADLANIVNESALLAARKAKSAVTMGEFEEAIDRIIGGLEKKKRVMNIKEKEIVAYHETGHALMAEFLETADQVHKISIIPRGIAALGYTMQLPTEDRYLMTKKELLDRLGVLLGGRIAEEVVFGEVSTGAHNDLFRATDIAKSMVKQYGMSEKLGYVTFEGERKPLFLDINPSFGGKDYSEETAREIDNEVKRIIDESYVRVKNLLSERRDIMEKVARTLLEKETIDGETLRVLIKGNSGENEDDKPGEEADRPH
- a CDS encoding alpha/beta hydrolase; this encodes MIIKISNENPWVILIHGFGVTERVWFAPLEEKTRFISFKTLLKDEKEVIPFAERCNNHSYNIASWTQNVDSTIDEAVVELKDLIESIESRKVIFIAHSRGGLVARRAIQKFNLSPKALICLATPHFGSRFADIVMKYRKFVNVFFRSMNDFMIPIEELHTISDIVRDINRPDKLELERHVPHFDICGDTTAYFNIGFFNIMKSMKTVFGDRLIQEWREGYGDGFVSIESAKSPLTPDENCFKLSVNHANILIDSRVWGIVNSILQQHYVLQF
- a CDS encoding zinc ribbon domain-containing protein, giving the protein MPIYEYICEQCGNEFELLVFKSDEPQCPQCGAKDLKKKMSSFGFSVGYKLTSSSSGQGSSCATCGSSNCSSCS
- the tilS gene encoding tRNA lysidine(34) synthetase TilS → MDFIHKVKKTIEKENLIEDGDNILIGLSGGIDSTALLYVLAEIAQRDRFKIGIAHVNHLLRGEESHRDQQFIETLARKFSFPCYVKRLDVRTYAKERGISLQHAGRDVRYNFFYEISLEHAYDKIAVAHNLDDQVETFILRMLKGSGIRGLASIPIKRGRIIRPFLNTYRSEIEEYVNASSISYVEDSSNSKIVYERNYVRKELMPLMKKLNPAFKEKIFLLLHDMTNINNFFEERAVRFIESHLKPEAQDISLEIKALDELDSETKFRVIANALDQLEPGFIALREHHRLVDKILRGSRPNLAITLPHGIKVKRIYDRLIFTNKQTKPVIKDAFPIKFGENRLEPFKLILDIKLLEVDDNSLFSEKGREGIPAAVNRDIAFFDADKIGGLCVRTFQEGDRFFPLGMNNYVKLKDFFISRKIPKEQRRQIPLLISNDDIIWIIGHRIDERYKVTEQTKRVMRVVVKLL